In Candidatus Neomarinimicrobiota bacterium, one DNA window encodes the following:
- a CDS encoding RNA-binding protein, with protein sequence MNLYVGNLSYEMSEEDLRNEFAEYGEVQSAKIITDKFTGRSRGFGFVEMASDESGKKAMEELNEKDVSGRQLVVNEARPRR encoded by the coding sequence ATGAACCTGTATGTTGGAAACCTGAGCTATGAGATGTCTGAAGAAGATCTTCGGAATGAATTTGCCGAGTATGGCGAGGTACAAAGTGCCAAAATCATTACCGACAAGTTTACCGGTCGTTCACGTGGTTTCGGCTTCGTTGAAATGGCTTCCGATGAAAGTGGCAAAAAAGCCATGGAAGAGCTGAACGAAAAAGATGTCAGTGGGCGGCAACTGGTCGTCAATGAAGCGCGTCCGCGCCGCTGA
- a CDS encoding DoxX family membrane protein: MVSLLKNSWVIFALRIILGIVFLYASFEKIRNPGSFAGNIQNYQMLPYGITNLFSIVLPWVELYVGSCLILGVFVDGAALLSTGMMVMFIIALGQAVARGLDIDCGCFKPEGSTVGLDTLARDIVWLAMSVLIWRREEKTMELFPKSV; this comes from the coding sequence ATGGTTTCACTGTTAAAAAACAGCTGGGTCATTTTTGCCTTAAGAATTATTCTCGGCATTGTTTTCCTCTACGCCAGTTTTGAGAAAATTCGTAATCCTGGGAGTTTTGCCGGCAATATTCAAAACTACCAGATGCTGCCATACGGTATTACGAATCTCTTTTCCATTGTTTTGCCATGGGTGGAGCTATATGTAGGCTCCTGCCTAATACTTGGTGTTTTTGTTGATGGTGCGGCTCTTCTTTCCACGGGAATGATGGTTATGTTCATCATTGCGTTGGGTCAGGCAGTGGCCAGGGGTTTGGACATCGATTGCGGTTGTTTCAAACCCGAAGGATCAACAGTTGGTTTAGATACTCTGGCAAGGGATATCGTCTGGCTTGCCATGTCCGTACTCATCTGGCGCCGGGAAGAAAAAACAATGGAGCTTTTTCCGAAATCTGTTTGA
- a CDS encoding ATP-binding protein: MTAELSLQIINNRPEIRNLRNRFDSYAEDNEIPTKVIHDVQLALDEVVTNIVEYGYDDDDTHMIDLRFSLENQSLKIIIIDDANPYNILDKENPHTSQSLEDKPIGGLGIFLVKHLMTNIDYEYRDGKNHLSLTKSLTEGDID, translated from the coding sequence ATGACAGCTGAACTCTCGCTTCAGATAATCAACAATCGACCCGAAATTCGTAACCTTAGGAATCGTTTTGACTCTTATGCCGAGGACAACGAGATTCCGACCAAAGTCATCCACGATGTTCAACTGGCGCTGGATGAAGTTGTCACAAATATCGTTGAATACGGTTATGACGATGATGATACACATATGATTGATTTACGGTTCAGTCTTGAAAATCAATCACTAAAAATCATTATCATAGATGATGCCAACCCTTACAATATTCTTGATAAAGAGAATCCTCACACTTCCCAATCCCTGGAAGACAAGCCCATTGGAGGACTTGGTATTTTTCTGGTAAAACACCTGATGACAAACATCGATTATGAATACAGAGATGGTAAGAATCATCTCTCATTGACCAAATCATTGACTGAGGGAGATATAGACTGA
- a CDS encoding PrsW family intramembrane metalloprotease has protein sequence MNLFIEIAVSLLPSVALLVVFILMDSYKLLGIKAVVIAIAIGALSAIVSYFVNTPIVENGGFDWETYSRYGAPLVEEFFKGAILIYLIRANKIGFNIDAAIYGFALGAGFAIVENLYYVTVLDQDTNLGIFVIRGFGTAIMHGGTTTLFGIISKTMLDRKIWGEWGGFIPGFLTASVFHSFYNHFFFNPILLTVITMVTLPLVLMVIFKRSEAFLQNWLGVGFDTDQDLLDMVNKGHVSDTNVGQYLESVKGRFPGEVVFDMICLLRIHLELSMRAKGVLMMREAEMDSEPDPDIQDKFNELHYLEKSIGTSGMLALSPFLHQSSQDLWQIHMLDREMKG, from the coding sequence TTGAATCTGTTCATAGAGATTGCCGTATCTCTTTTGCCCTCAGTGGCACTTCTTGTGGTATTTATTCTCATGGACAGTTACAAATTGCTGGGAATTAAGGCGGTTGTAATTGCTATTGCTATCGGGGCACTTTCAGCAATTGTTTCCTATTTCGTCAATACACCCATTGTGGAGAACGGCGGTTTCGACTGGGAAACCTACTCCCGCTATGGCGCGCCCCTGGTTGAAGAATTCTTTAAGGGAGCGATCCTCATTTATCTCATCCGGGCCAACAAGATCGGCTTTAATATAGATGCGGCCATATATGGTTTTGCCCTTGGGGCCGGCTTCGCAATTGTGGAGAACCTTTATTATGTGACCGTTTTGGACCAGGATACAAATCTGGGAATTTTTGTTATCCGCGGTTTTGGCACAGCCATTATGCATGGCGGTACTACCACCCTTTTCGGTATTATTTCAAAAACAATGCTAGACAGGAAAATTTGGGGTGAGTGGGGTGGTTTCATTCCGGGATTTCTGACTGCATCTGTTTTTCACTCTTTTTACAACCATTTCTTTTTTAACCCCATTTTGCTTACTGTTATTACCATGGTGACCTTACCTCTGGTGCTTATGGTCATTTTTAAACGTAGTGAAGCATTCCTGCAAAACTGGCTGGGAGTCGGTTTTGACACTGATCAGGATTTGCTGGATATGGTAAACAAGGGTCATGTGAGCGATACAAACGTTGGACAGTATCTTGAGTCTGTAAAAGGGCGGTTTCCAGGGGAAGTTGTCTTTGACATGATTTGCCTTTTAAGGATTCATTTGGAACTTTCCATGCGGGCAAAAGGAGTATTGATGATGCGTGAAGCTGAAATGGATTCAGAACCAGACCCGGACATCCAGGACAAATTCAATGAGCTTCACTATCTTGAAAAGAGTATTGGGACCTCAGGAATGCTTGCTCTCTCGCCGTTTCTACATCAGTCCAGCCAGGATCTGTGGCAGATCCATATGCTCGATCGCGAAATGAAAGGTTAA
- a CDS encoding anti-sigma factor antagonist produces MDINESTSGNAVIVQPVGRIDTNTSTEFEEKLVEVLERSDINIIVDLSKIDYVSSAGLRIFLMAAKKLKSLGGNFILAAMNDHIKEVFDISGFTPIFTITPDTASAVDSIN; encoded by the coding sequence ATGGATATAAATGAATCTACAAGTGGCAATGCAGTCATTGTCCAGCCTGTCGGCAGGATTGACACCAACACCTCCACTGAATTCGAAGAAAAACTGGTGGAAGTTTTGGAGCGTTCGGACATAAACATTATCGTTGATCTCAGCAAGATCGATTACGTCAGCAGTGCCGGACTCCGTATCTTCCTTATGGCCGCCAAAAAATTAAAGAGTTTAGGTGGCAATTTTATCCTTGCCGCCATGAATGATCACATTAAGGAAGTGTTCGACATCTCCGGTTTTACACCGATATTTACCATTACACCAGATACAGCATCCGCTGTCGACTCCATTAACTAA
- a CDS encoding TonB-dependent receptor: MDGGQIRLKTSLYSCTLFLSILAAQNITVDGTVINGITGEAISGVNIFVADSDLGVVSNTNGSFTLIIPDSLRMREVVFTYMGYRRQTIPSTEIKRQTVIRLEPTVIPMQQVGVIGTERSLEIQKDIPQPISVIESKAFELRGYTDAGDLLRTDHTIQLNENISGKKTVNIRGGNADEVAILYNGVRMNSEFDNIFDIALVDLQNIDHLEVIRGSNSVLYGTEAFSGIINIVPKLVPEKTLSFSQHLGTYQSGRWSAHMGKKFDKFSSAYNLNRGAFFRQFEGGDSGESLENNSEQHNLTFTYLLDENNPSKLGNLLSSTLLFSRRSYKDHRLNDSVENENMVTTMRYSGAVGPFPAVSATVSQHQISEDQNLTAETGNLDRFLKSSSNRFSFRSTNTLKPLETTSVFQLEQSDLDYRDNRSFSDIQQVGLESALFSRMKIGAAVVTKFYLSDRDEGTRFSDVSVSVRRDRIIDKQGEAVLRGGVDNPELADLGLFDTRSWDNTIVKFSTSLAGGSEKFALRSYFNFGTSYKYPTLLQQISGTILDGTPSAFSALNPEKNQSFELGLHSSRLITGSETLDAFDMTVNLFRNDYENKMRISYPIGIPVAFYDNVDFAKISGYEIKGTIHLLNRSTSADLALASYNIPEKAAFPFKSEVKMTANLNVDYKGWSLQVHAFGESEQIGWMRQDLGHLFEVTLPSHTNVDVHLTKSIQLRNLEGFANFSGYNLRNQSTILEGLILRDRRIYFSFGFKL; this comes from the coding sequence ATGGACGGTGGTCAAATACGCCTTAAGACCTCCCTATATTCCTGTACTTTGTTTCTCTCAATTCTGGCGGCCCAGAATATTACTGTTGATGGAACCGTAATCAATGGAATTACAGGAGAAGCCATTAGTGGTGTGAATATATTTGTGGCCGACAGTGATTTGGGCGTTGTATCAAATACAAACGGCAGTTTTACACTTATAATTCCCGATTCTCTCAGGATGAGGGAAGTTGTCTTTACATATATGGGTTACAGACGTCAGACCATTCCCTCCACCGAGATAAAGAGACAAACTGTGATCCGACTGGAGCCCACGGTCATACCAATGCAGCAAGTTGGGGTAATCGGAACGGAGAGAAGTTTGGAGATTCAGAAAGACATTCCCCAGCCCATTTCTGTCATTGAATCTAAAGCCTTTGAACTCAGGGGTTATACAGATGCAGGTGACCTTCTGCGGACTGACCATACCATTCAGCTGAATGAGAACATCAGTGGAAAAAAGACAGTTAACATACGTGGTGGCAACGCAGATGAGGTAGCCATTCTTTATAACGGTGTTAGAATGAACAGTGAATTCGATAATATTTTCGATATTGCCCTTGTAGACCTTCAAAATATTGATCACCTGGAAGTGATCCGGGGGAGCAACTCAGTTCTGTATGGAACGGAAGCATTCTCTGGAATCATTAACATCGTTCCGAAACTGGTTCCTGAAAAGACACTTTCGTTCAGCCAGCACCTCGGCACCTATCAGTCAGGCAGATGGTCTGCCCACATGGGAAAGAAATTTGACAAATTCAGCTCCGCCTATAACCTAAACCGCGGTGCATTTTTTCGTCAATTTGAAGGAGGAGACAGCGGCGAGTCCCTTGAGAATAATTCCGAGCAGCACAATCTAACGTTCACATATCTTTTGGATGAAAACAATCCGAGCAAGCTCGGGAATTTGTTATCATCCACACTTTTATTTTCACGCCGGTCGTATAAGGACCACCGTTTAAACGATAGCGTGGAGAACGAGAACATGGTAACGACCATGCGCTATTCAGGCGCCGTGGGCCCCTTTCCGGCAGTTTCAGCAACAGTAAGTCAGCATCAGATCAGCGAAGACCAAAATCTTACTGCCGAAACCGGGAATTTGGACAGATTTCTTAAGAGCAGTTCCAACCGGTTTTCATTCAGATCAACGAACACACTTAAACCATTGGAGACCACTTCTGTTTTTCAATTGGAGCAGTCGGACTTGGACTACCGTGATAACCGTTCTTTTTCTGACATCCAGCAAGTTGGGTTGGAAAGTGCGCTGTTCTCCCGCATGAAAATCGGAGCTGCCGTTGTCACAAAATTTTATTTGTCGGATAGGGATGAAGGTACCCGATTTTCCGATGTCAGCGTCAGTGTGCGGCGCGATAGAATTATTGACAAACAGGGAGAGGCAGTTCTCAGGGGAGGAGTTGATAATCCTGAACTGGCTGATTTAGGCCTCTTTGATACAAGGTCATGGGATAACACCATCGTGAAATTTTCCACATCGTTGGCCGGCGGCAGTGAAAAGTTCGCTTTGCGTTCTTACTTCAATTTTGGTACCAGTTACAAATATCCCACCCTGCTTCAGCAGATCAGCGGCACAATATTAGACGGGACTCCTTCTGCCTTTTCCGCACTAAACCCTGAGAAGAATCAAAGTTTTGAATTGGGACTTCATTCCTCGAGACTGATCACAGGTTCGGAAACTCTGGATGCTTTCGATATGACGGTAAACCTTTTTCGAAACGATTATGAGAACAAAATGCGTATCAGCTATCCCATCGGAATTCCAGTAGCTTTCTATGACAATGTTGATTTTGCCAAGATTAGCGGTTATGAAATAAAGGGCACCATTCACCTGCTCAACAGATCAACTTCTGCAGATTTGGCCCTGGCCAGTTACAATATACCGGAAAAGGCCGCCTTCCCCTTCAAATCAGAAGTTAAGATGACAGCTAATCTGAATGTCGACTATAAGGGCTGGTCACTCCAGGTCCACGCTTTTGGCGAAAGTGAACAGATTGGCTGGATGCGGCAAGATCTAGGTCACCTCTTTGAAGTGACACTTCCTTCCCACACAAATGTGGATGTCCATTTGACTAAATCAATTCAGCTGAGAAATCTGGAAGGGTTCGCCAATTTCAGCGGATACAATCTCCGCAATCAAAGTACCATTTTAGAAGGACTTATCCTTCGTGACAGGCGCATCTATTTCTCATTTGGATTCAAACTGTGA
- a CDS encoding NAD(P)/FAD-dependent oxidoreductase has protein sequence MSVNRKYDAIVVGGGHNGLTAAAYLARGGKKVLVLERRHVLGGAAVTEEIFPGFKFSVCSYVVSLLKPDIIRELQLPKFGLEMVPLESTFTPLEDDYLIRWADHDLTRRELYRHSPNDAEAYDRFGQTMSQIGLSVRPILQTIAPDPTKLGWSGASTLLDLGKHFRSLGQEKFEQLAKLMTMSSADFLDEWFEFEPLKATMSASGIIGTFMGPKSPGSAYVMLHHYMGDIDGVFRAWGFQRGGTGAVSMAIAQSAEHFGADIMTEAPVSQIVVKNGRAVGVALENGHEFEANVVVSGLDPKLTFLNLVASNDLPDDFVRSIQNFRIQGSSGKVNLALDGLPDFTCLPGNGPHLNGAISISPDYDYIEKAFDDAKQGNFSRRPYIDIVLPSVLDPDMAPPGKHVMSCFVQYAPYNINGGWDDQKREAFGDAVVDALARFAPNIKDIILHRQVLTPWDLEKTIGLTEGNIFHGELALHQLFFFRPVVKWADYRTPVQNLYQCGSGTHPGGGITGAPGEMAAKKILKEWR, from the coding sequence ATGTCCGTGAACCGGAAGTATGACGCCATTGTCGTTGGCGGAGGCCACAACGGTCTCACCGCCGCGGCTTATCTTGCCCGGGGCGGTAAGAAAGTCCTTGTGCTGGAACGGCGTCATGTCTTGGGCGGTGCTGCCGTTACCGAGGAAATCTTCCCAGGTTTCAAGTTTTCCGTCTGCTCTTATGTGGTCAGCCTTCTCAAACCTGACATCATTCGGGAACTTCAACTTCCCAAGTTCGGACTTGAAATGGTACCATTGGAGAGCACATTTACACCCCTTGAGGATGACTACCTTATTCGGTGGGCCGACCACGATCTCACCCGTCGGGAGCTCTATCGCCACTCTCCCAACGATGCCGAGGCCTATGACAGGTTCGGACAGACCATGAGCCAGATAGGTCTCTCAGTCCGCCCCATCCTCCAGACCATAGCCCCTGACCCTACCAAACTGGGCTGGTCAGGCGCATCCACCCTTCTGGACCTTGGTAAGCATTTCCGCTCCCTGGGCCAGGAAAAATTTGAGCAGCTGGCAAAACTGATGACCATGAGTTCCGCCGATTTTCTGGATGAATGGTTTGAGTTTGAACCGTTGAAGGCCACCATGTCTGCCAGCGGAATCATCGGCACCTTTATGGGACCAAAGTCTCCGGGCTCCGCTTACGTTATGCTTCACCACTACATGGGTGACATTGATGGCGTCTTCCGTGCGTGGGGATTCCAGCGGGGAGGTACCGGTGCCGTCAGTATGGCCATTGCCCAGTCAGCCGAACACTTCGGTGCAGATATCATGACGGAAGCACCTGTAAGTCAAATCGTGGTTAAGAACGGCCGTGCTGTGGGCGTAGCCCTCGAAAACGGCCATGAGTTTGAGGCAAATGTGGTTGTGTCGGGTCTCGATCCGAAACTGACATTCCTTAACCTTGTGGCGTCAAATGACCTCCCTGACGATTTCGTCCGGTCTATTCAAAATTTCAGAATTCAAGGCTCCTCCGGTAAAGTAAACCTGGCGCTAGATGGGCTACCCGATTTCACCTGTCTCCCCGGAAACGGGCCTCACCTGAATGGTGCCATCTCCATTTCACCTGATTACGATTATATCGAAAAAGCCTTTGATGATGCCAAACAAGGGAACTTTTCGCGCCGGCCTTACATCGATATTGTTTTGCCTTCCGTCCTCGATCCTGATATGGCTCCACCGGGCAAACATGTCATGTCTTGTTTTGTACAATACGCCCCTTACAACATTAATGGCGGCTGGGATGACCAGAAGCGGGAAGCCTTCGGGGATGCTGTGGTAGATGCATTAGCCAGATTTGCCCCCAACATCAAGGACATTATCCTTCATCGACAGGTACTGACACCGTGGGATCTGGAAAAGACAATTGGCCTGACAGAAGGAAACATATTCCACGGCGAACTGGCTCTGCATCAGCTGTTCTTTTTCCGTCCCGTGGTGAAATGGGCTGACTACAGAACACCAGTGCAAAACCTTTACCAGTGCGGTTCTGGCACTCATCCCGGTGGCGGCATCACAGGCGCCCCCGGCGAGATGGCGGCTAAAAAAATCCTGAAGGAGTGGCGTTGA
- a CDS encoding aminomethyl transferase family protein, translating to MSISVQTQFSGATSLKLTPLHERTSVLNQSQEWRRWSGYLSATSYDLTHDVEYFAVRTKAALLDVTPLHKYIIVGPDAERLLDRLVTRNIHLCKVHQVMYTPWCDDDGKQIDDGTVQRLEENHFRLTSAEPNIEWLTHNAAGMDVDISEDSESTIALALQGPNSRVILNNIVNENIDALKFFWLSNCKVGDMSVMISRTGYTGDLGYELWTPNENALKLWDRLMQAGAPYGITPTGLHALDMVRIEASLILLDIDYISAQHAIIDLRKSSPFELGLGWTVKLKKKDFIGRKALLKEHERSPEWQLKGIEIEWEPLEKLYRKVGLPPQLPGMAWRTSTPIYSGNKQVGYATSGCWSPILKKYIALCHLMSDYAREGTLLQFEVKVEHFRKTTPARVVKTPFFDPERKRSCP from the coding sequence ATGAGCATCTCCGTCCAGACTCAATTCAGTGGCGCAACCTCACTGAAACTGACGCCCCTTCACGAACGTACTTCCGTTCTCAATCAGTCCCAGGAGTGGCGTCGATGGTCGGGGTATCTCTCCGCTACTTCCTATGACCTCACCCACGATGTGGAATATTTCGCAGTGCGGACAAAAGCGGCTCTTTTGGATGTTACACCCCTACATAAATATATAATTGTAGGTCCCGATGCGGAGCGGTTACTTGACCGTCTGGTGACCAGGAACATTCACTTATGCAAAGTTCATCAGGTGATGTACACACCATGGTGCGATGATGACGGCAAGCAGATTGATGACGGCACGGTCCAGAGGCTTGAAGAGAACCATTTTCGCCTTACCAGTGCTGAACCAAACATTGAATGGCTCACACACAACGCCGCTGGCATGGATGTTGACATCTCGGAAGATTCCGAATCCACCATCGCTTTGGCCCTTCAGGGACCCAATTCCCGGGTTATACTGAATAATATTGTAAATGAAAATATTGATGCACTCAAGTTCTTCTGGCTCTCGAACTGCAAAGTCGGCGACATGTCCGTAATGATCTCCAGAACAGGTTATACAGGCGATCTAGGCTATGAACTGTGGACGCCAAATGAGAATGCTCTAAAGCTTTGGGATCGCCTTATGCAAGCTGGCGCACCCTATGGTATTACACCTACGGGACTTCACGCTTTAGATATGGTACGCATCGAAGCTTCCCTGATCCTGCTGGACATTGACTATATCTCGGCTCAGCACGCTATTATCGATTTGAGAAAATCGTCACCATTTGAGCTTGGCTTGGGTTGGACAGTAAAGCTGAAAAAGAAAGATTTCATCGGCAGAAAGGCGCTCCTGAAGGAGCATGAACGGAGTCCGGAGTGGCAATTAAAGGGAATCGAGATCGAATGGGAACCACTGGAGAAACTTTACCGGAAAGTGGGGCTCCCTCCTCAGCTCCCGGGCATGGCGTGGCGGACCTCCACCCCCATCTACAGCGGCAATAAACAGGTGGGCTACGCCACCAGCGGATGCTGGTCGCCCATCCTGAAAAAGTATATCGCTCTTTGTCATTTGATGTCAGATTACGCTCGGGAAGGGACACTCCTTCAGTTTGAAGTGAAAGTTGAGCACTTCCGAAAAACAACACCAGCCAGGGTGGTGAAAACACCCTTCTTCGACCCAGAAAGGAAACGGTCATGTCCGTGA
- a CDS encoding rhodanese-like domain-containing protein: protein MNTNTSMGQSAIILAVSFLFSFGFNAVRNDGLPLIASKHIIEGGQSAVDSLLAQTTLLFQPVMIDLAIAKAFYDRGVLFIDARDDKEFREGHIAGSKLAPAYPGEILRWVTEDDPVVAYCGGGECDLSMDLAMELMGEDWGFARVFVFDGGLPQWIEAGYPVE, encoded by the coding sequence TTGAACACCAATACATCAATGGGTCAGTCTGCCATAATATTGGCAGTTTCATTTTTATTTTCTTTCGGGTTCAATGCGGTCCGTAATGACGGGCTCCCTCTGATCGCTTCCAAACATATTATAGAGGGCGGGCAGTCCGCTGTAGATTCACTTTTGGCTCAGACAACTCTGCTTTTTCAGCCTGTCATGATTGATCTCGCAATTGCTAAGGCGTTCTATGATCGCGGAGTACTTTTTATCGATGCACGGGACGATAAGGAATTCAGGGAAGGGCATATTGCCGGGTCAAAACTTGCTCCAGCATATCCAGGTGAGATTCTGCGGTGGGTTACGGAAGATGATCCTGTTGTGGCCTACTGTGGCGGGGGGGAGTGCGATCTGAGTATGGACCTCGCCATGGAGCTCATGGGAGAGGATTGGGGATTTGCCCGTGTGTTCGTATTTGACGGCGGGCTTCCCCAGTGGATCGAAGCAGGTTACCCGGTGGAATAG
- a CDS encoding GAF domain-containing protein — MITLRKCSTSPVLHRYLPLHQIQHPLSTPLTKMPETASREVRNLNALLDVSRALGAEMHLDSLLPVIIHKTTEVMDAERSSLFIYDPDSDELWSKVAEGMDENTIRFPSGVGIAGDVAKTLETANIPDAYDDPRFNPEFDKQTDFKTKSVLCMPMTTRKGELIGVIQVLNKIDGGTFEESDEKLLEALCTQAGVAIVRARLTEAFLEKQRIEESLKLAADIQMGMLPSTFPAFPDRKDFDLFAGIVPAKEVGGDFYDFFLIDKKHLCFVIGDVSGKGIPAALFMALTKTQIKASSSRRRTPGDVLFRANNDLCHENESSMFCTLFYGIMNTETGEVTYANAGHNPPYLISENGEPKQIETTGGIALGVMDEMPFESATFMVPKSGSIFLYTDGVNEAMNEADEEYSYEKLEDYLKENSNGSITDMVNGNLDSVKEFAGSAPQSDDITVLAIRYFGKSD, encoded by the coding sequence ATGATCACATTAAGGAAGTGTTCGACATCTCCGGTTTTACACCGATATTTACCATTACACCAGATACAGCATCCGCTGTCGACTCCATTAACTAAAATGCCTGAAACCGCCTCGCGGGAAGTCCGCAACCTCAATGCCCTTCTTGACGTGTCCCGTGCCCTGGGTGCCGAGATGCATCTTGACAGCCTCCTGCCAGTCATTATCCACAAAACAACTGAAGTGATGGACGCCGAAAGAAGTTCACTTTTCATCTATGATCCTGATAGTGATGAACTTTGGAGCAAAGTTGCTGAAGGAATGGATGAAAACACTATTCGTTTCCCCTCAGGGGTAGGAATTGCCGGCGATGTGGCCAAAACACTTGAGACTGCAAACATCCCTGATGCCTACGACGATCCCCGTTTTAATCCTGAATTCGACAAACAGACCGATTTCAAAACAAAGTCTGTTCTTTGCATGCCCATGACCACTCGCAAAGGTGAACTGATCGGTGTTATCCAGGTACTTAACAAAATAGATGGCGGCACCTTTGAGGAAAGTGATGAAAAATTGCTGGAAGCCCTGTGCACTCAGGCGGGTGTTGCAATCGTTCGGGCACGTCTCACGGAAGCATTCCTTGAAAAACAGCGCATTGAGGAGTCACTAAAACTTGCAGCCGATATCCAGATGGGGATGCTGCCCAGCACATTCCCGGCTTTCCCCGACAGGAAAGATTTTGATCTTTTTGCCGGCATTGTCCCTGCCAAAGAAGTGGGCGGTGATTTCTACGATTTTTTCCTGATAGATAAAAAACATCTCTGTTTCGTCATCGGAGATGTATCGGGCAAAGGAATTCCGGCGGCTCTGTTCATGGCCCTAACAAAAACGCAAATTAAAGCAAGCTCGTCACGAAGGAGAACTCCCGGAGATGTCCTCTTTAGAGCAAACAATGATCTCTGCCACGAAAATGAATCGAGCATGTTCTGTACACTGTTTTATGGTATTATGAATACTGAAACAGGGGAAGTCACTTACGCCAACGCAGGGCACAATCCCCCTTACCTTATATCAGAAAATGGAGAACCAAAGCAGATCGAAACTACAGGTGGGATCGCACTTGGTGTTATGGATGAAATGCCTTTTGAGTCAGCCACCTTTATGGTACCCAAAAGTGGGTCCATTTTTCTCTATACAGACGGCGTCAACGAAGCCATGAATGAAGCGGATGAAGAATACTCCTATGAAAAACTAGAGGATTATCTCAAAGAAAACTCAAACGGATCCATAACTGACATGGTTAACGGGAATTTAGATAGTGTTAAAGAGTTTGCCGGTTCAGCACCACAGTCCGACGACATTACAGTACTGGCGATACGTTATTTCGGGAAAAGTGATTGA
- a CDS encoding exopolyphosphatase, giving the protein MRVIYRGDLDGSVCAAILMDVGLCDTLEQAHPKDMQEGKVDITSEDIICNLPYHPSCHMWFDHHSSEISRPDMPTDFTGLVDVAPSAANLVYKYFIEDYPELKKYEGLVHETDLVDSADLTLEQVANPQGTILLGLLLDPRTGLGLQRDMNISNFQWVSSVPELLTKHSVEEILAMQDTAERIDRYNDMHNIASEFYSANSRMEGNVIMTDVRGMDVPPANRFLIYTLPELSDGNISVRIADGKKGEFDTISVAHSIFNRTSNVDSGELCKSYGGGGHKGAATCQPNLEDSEGVLQGIIEACKE; this is encoded by the coding sequence ATGAGAGTAATCTACAGAGGTGATCTGGACGGCTCTGTCTGCGCCGCCATTTTGATGGATGTGGGCCTTTGCGATACTTTGGAACAGGCCCATCCCAAAGATATGCAGGAGGGGAAAGTAGACATCACTAGTGAGGATATTATTTGTAACCTGCCGTACCATCCTAGCTGCCACATGTGGTTTGATCATCACTCAAGTGAAATAAGCCGTCCAGATATGCCTACGGATTTCACAGGGCTAGTGGATGTGGCGCCTAGTGCAGCGAATCTGGTCTACAAGTACTTTATTGAGGATTATCCCGAACTGAAGAAGTATGAAGGTTTGGTCCACGAAACGGATCTGGTGGATAGCGCCGACCTGACACTGGAGCAGGTGGCCAATCCCCAAGGGACCATTCTGCTCGGATTACTTCTGGATCCTAGAACGGGGCTTGGTCTTCAGCGGGACATGAACATCAGCAACTTCCAATGGGTGTCAAGCGTGCCTGAACTCCTGACCAAGCATTCGGTGGAGGAGATTCTCGCTATGCAGGATACTGCTGAGAGGATTGATCGCTACAACGATATGCATAATATTGCCAGTGAATTCTACAGCGCCAATTCGCGCATGGAGGGAAATGTCATTATGACGGATGTGCGTGGAATGGATGTTCCTCCGGCAAACCGGTTCCTCATCTACACTCTCCCGGAGTTGTCAGATGGCAACATCTCAGTCCGCATAGCGGATGGGAAAAAGGGTGAGTTTGACACTATTTCTGTGGCGCACTCTATCTTTAACAGGACTTCCAATGTTGACTCCGGTGAGTTGTGCAAGTCTTACGGAGGAGGAGGCCACAAAGGCGCTGCTACCTGCCAGCCTAACCTGGAAGACAGTGAAGGTGTTTTACAGGGGATTATAGAGGCGTGTAAAGAGTAG